The proteins below are encoded in one region of Corvus hawaiiensis isolate bCorHaw1 chromosome 3, bCorHaw1.pri.cur, whole genome shotgun sequence:
- the C3H6orf120 gene encoding UPF0669 protein C6orf120 homolog isoform X1 gives MLSLQNCGPAVERHLEQKTSNYRNSSTRDTGRIQIQLKTMATHWRRLLTVFVTAQVLLVVNAFEEEDIPEEWILLHVVQGQIGAGNYSYLRLNHEGKIVLQMRSLKGDADLYVSDVTLHPSFDEYELQSVTCGQDIVHVPAHFRRPVGIGIYGHPSHLESEFEMKVYYDRTVVQYPFGEASYNPEEMEANQKYSQSTEDEPQDEESVFWTILIGILKLILEILF, from the exons ATGCTGTCTTTGCAGAATTGTGGCCCTGCAGTAGAGAGGCATCTGGAGCAGAAAACGTCGAACTACAGAAACA GTAGCACACGAGACACAGGAAGAATCCAAATACAACTTAAGACCATGGCAACACACTGGAGAAGACTCCTGACAGTATTTGTGACGGCTCAAGTACTATTGGTGGTAAATGCCTTTGAGGAAGAGGACATACCAGAGGAATGGATTCTTCTCCATGTTGTCCAAGGTCAGATTGGAGCAGGAAACTACAGCTATTTGAGACTAAATCACGAGGGAAAGATAGTTCTGCAGATGCGGAGTTTAAAAGGTGACGCAGACTTGTACGTATCTGATGTGACACTTCACCCCAGCTTTGACGAGTACGAGTTACAGTCTGTAACTTGTGGCCAAGACATCGTCCATGTGCCTGCACACTTCCGCCGCCCTGTGGGAATAGGGATTTACGGCCATCCCTCTCACCTGGAGAGCGAGTTTGAAATGAAGGTGTACTACGATCGAACAGTTGTACAGTACCCATTTGGCGAGGCTTCTTATAACCCTGAGGAGATGGAGGCAAACCAGAAATACTCACAGTCTACAGAAGATGAACCTCAGGATGAGGAGTCTGTTTTCTGGACTATACTTATTGGAATCTTGAAATTAATActtgaaattcttttttaa
- the PHF10 gene encoding PHD finger protein 10 isoform X3, translating into MAAVLSPRLCDSDPATPGAQSLKDDTEENSNDGSQPSKRRRMGSGDSSRSCETSSQDLGYSYFPAENLIEYKWPPDETGEYYMLQEQVSEYLGVTSFKRKYPERRDLSHKEKLYLRELNVITETQCTLGLTALRSDEVIDLMIKEYPAKHAEYSVILQEKERQRITDHYKEYSQMQQQNTQKVEASKVPEYIKKAAKKAAEFNSNLNRERMEERRAYFDLQTHIIQVPQGKYKILPTERTKVSPYPVALIPGQFQEYYKRYSPDELRYLPLNTALYEPPLDPELPALDSDGDSDDAEEGRGDEKRKTKGNSDNSSGNVSEGDCATDNQEDSFQGRQKTRDKSATPRKDGSKRSVLPKSVPGYKPKVIPNAICGICLKGKESNKKGKAEALIHCSQCDNSGHPSCLDMTPELVAMIKTYPWQCMECKTCIICGQPHHEEEMMFCDVCDRGYHTFCVGLDAIPSGRWICDCCEKDPPVPRRGGRRGKNSKEG; encoded by the exons ATGGCGGCCGTGCTGTCCCCGCGCCTCTGCGACAGCGACCCGGCCACGCCCGGCGCGCAGTCCCTCAAG gatgacacagaagaaaattccaATGATGGCAGCCAGCCATCCAAAAGACGGCGTATGGGCTCAGGGGACAGTTCTCGGAGCTGTGAAACTTCCAGTCAAGACCTTGG GTATAgttattttcctgctgaaaattTGATAGAATACAAATGGCCACCCGATGAAACAGGAGAATACTATATGCTTCAGGAGCAAGTTAGTGAATATTTGGGTGtgacttcttttaaaagaaaatatccag AAAGGCGAGATTTATCTCACAAGGAGAAACTCTACCTCAGAGAACTAAATGTTATCACAGAGACTCAGTGCACACTAG gtCTGACAGCTTTGCGTAGTGATGAAGTAATTGATCTTATGATTAAAGAATACCCTGCCAAACATGCTGAATATTCTGTTATACTGCAAGAGAAAGAACGACAGCGAATAACTGATCATTATAAAGAGTATTCT caaatgcagcagcagaacacacaGAAAGTAGAAGCCAGTAAAGTTCcagaatatattaaaaaagctGCCAAGAAAGCTGCAGAATTCAACAGCAATTTAAATCGAGAGCGGATGGAAGAAAGAAGAGCCTATTTTGATTTACAGACACAC ATTATCCAGGTGCCTCAAGGGAAATACAAAATCTTGCCTACAGAGAGAACAAAGGTTAGTCCTTATCCAGTGGCTCTCATACCCGGCCAGTTCCAGGAGTACTACAAAAG ATACTCTCCAGATGAGCTTCGTTACTTGCCATTAAACACAGCTCTTTATGAGCCTCCTTTGGATCCAGAGCTGCCAGCATTGGACAGTGATGGAGATTCAGATGATGCAGAGGAAGGGCGAGGTGATGAAAAACGGAAAACCAAAGGCAATTCG GACAATTCGTCTGGCAATGTATCTGAAGGTGATTGCGCCACAGACAACCAGGAGGATTCTTTTCAGGGAAGACAAAAAACAAGAGACAAAAGTGCTACTCCAAGAAAAGATGGTTCCAAACGTTCTGTATTACCCAAATCAGTTCCTGGGTACAAG CCAAAGGTCATTCCAAATGCTATATGTGGAATTTGTCTGAAGGGTAAGGAGTccaacaagaaaggaaaagctgaagctCTTATACATTGCTCCCAGTGTGACAACAGTG GCCACCCTTCTTGCCTTGATATGACCCCGGAGCTTGTTGCTATGATTAAGACTTACCCTTGGCAATGTATGGAGTGTAAAACGTGCATTATATGCGGGCAGCCTCACCATGAAGAAGAAATGATGTTCTGTGATGTATGTGACCGTGGTTATCACACTTTTTGTGTGGGGCTTGATGCTATCCCTTCAG GTCGCTGGATTTGTGATTGTTGTGAGAAAGACCCTCCTGTAcccagaagaggaggaagaaggggtAAAAACAGCAAGGAGGGTTAA
- the C3H6orf120 gene encoding UPF0669 protein C6orf120 homolog isoform X2 has protein sequence MATHWRRLLTVFVTAQVLLVVNAFEEEDIPEEWILLHVVQGQIGAGNYSYLRLNHEGKIVLQMRSLKGDADLYVSDVTLHPSFDEYELQSVTCGQDIVHVPAHFRRPVGIGIYGHPSHLESEFEMKVYYDRTVVQYPFGEASYNPEEMEANQKYSQSTEDEPQDEESVFWTILIGILKLILEILF, from the coding sequence ATGGCAACACACTGGAGAAGACTCCTGACAGTATTTGTGACGGCTCAAGTACTATTGGTGGTAAATGCCTTTGAGGAAGAGGACATACCAGAGGAATGGATTCTTCTCCATGTTGTCCAAGGTCAGATTGGAGCAGGAAACTACAGCTATTTGAGACTAAATCACGAGGGAAAGATAGTTCTGCAGATGCGGAGTTTAAAAGGTGACGCAGACTTGTACGTATCTGATGTGACACTTCACCCCAGCTTTGACGAGTACGAGTTACAGTCTGTAACTTGTGGCCAAGACATCGTCCATGTGCCTGCACACTTCCGCCGCCCTGTGGGAATAGGGATTTACGGCCATCCCTCTCACCTGGAGAGCGAGTTTGAAATGAAGGTGTACTACGATCGAACAGTTGTACAGTACCCATTTGGCGAGGCTTCTTATAACCCTGAGGAGATGGAGGCAAACCAGAAATACTCACAGTCTACAGAAGATGAACCTCAGGATGAGGAGTCTGTTTTCTGGACTATACTTATTGGAATCTTGAAATTAATActtgaaattcttttttaa
- the PHF10 gene encoding PHD finger protein 10 isoform X1 codes for MAAVLSPRLCDSDPATPGAQSLKDDTEENSNDGSQPSKRRRMGSGDSSRSCETSSQDLGYSYFPAENLIEYKWPPDETGEYYMLQEQVSEYLGVTSFKRKYPDLERRDLSHKEKLYLRELNVITETQCTLGLTALRSDEVIDLMIKEYPAKHAEYSVILQEKERQRITDHYKEYSQMQQQNTQKVEASKVPEYIKKAAKKAAEFNSNLNRERMEERRAYFDLQTHIIQVPQGKYKILPTERTKVSPYPVALIPGQFQEYYKRYSPDELRYLPLNTALYEPPLDPELPALDSDGDSDDAEEGRGDEKRKTKGNSPKVIPNAICGICLKGKESNKKGKAEALIHCSQCDNSGHPSCLDMTPELVAMIKTYPWQCMECKTCIICGQPHHEEEMMFCDVCDRGYHTFCVGLDAIPSGRWICDCCEKDPPVPRRGGRRGKNSKEG; via the exons ATGGCGGCCGTGCTGTCCCCGCGCCTCTGCGACAGCGACCCGGCCACGCCCGGCGCGCAGTCCCTCAAG gatgacacagaagaaaattccaATGATGGCAGCCAGCCATCCAAAAGACGGCGTATGGGCTCAGGGGACAGTTCTCGGAGCTGTGAAACTTCCAGTCAAGACCTTGG GTATAgttattttcctgctgaaaattTGATAGAATACAAATGGCCACCCGATGAAACAGGAGAATACTATATGCTTCAGGAGCAAGTTAGTGAATATTTGGGTGtgacttcttttaaaagaaaatatccag aTTTAGAAAGGCGAGATTTATCTCACAAGGAGAAACTCTACCTCAGAGAACTAAATGTTATCACAGAGACTCAGTGCACACTAG gtCTGACAGCTTTGCGTAGTGATGAAGTAATTGATCTTATGATTAAAGAATACCCTGCCAAACATGCTGAATATTCTGTTATACTGCAAGAGAAAGAACGACAGCGAATAACTGATCATTATAAAGAGTATTCT caaatgcagcagcagaacacacaGAAAGTAGAAGCCAGTAAAGTTCcagaatatattaaaaaagctGCCAAGAAAGCTGCAGAATTCAACAGCAATTTAAATCGAGAGCGGATGGAAGAAAGAAGAGCCTATTTTGATTTACAGACACAC ATTATCCAGGTGCCTCAAGGGAAATACAAAATCTTGCCTACAGAGAGAACAAAGGTTAGTCCTTATCCAGTGGCTCTCATACCCGGCCAGTTCCAGGAGTACTACAAAAG ATACTCTCCAGATGAGCTTCGTTACTTGCCATTAAACACAGCTCTTTATGAGCCTCCTTTGGATCCAGAGCTGCCAGCATTGGACAGTGATGGAGATTCAGATGATGCAGAGGAAGGGCGAGGTGATGAAAAACGGAAAACCAAAGGCAATTCG CCAAAGGTCATTCCAAATGCTATATGTGGAATTTGTCTGAAGGGTAAGGAGTccaacaagaaaggaaaagctgaagctCTTATACATTGCTCCCAGTGTGACAACAGTG GCCACCCTTCTTGCCTTGATATGACCCCGGAGCTTGTTGCTATGATTAAGACTTACCCTTGGCAATGTATGGAGTGTAAAACGTGCATTATATGCGGGCAGCCTCACCATGAAGAAGAAATGATGTTCTGTGATGTATGTGACCGTGGTTATCACACTTTTTGTGTGGGGCTTGATGCTATCCCTTCAG GTCGCTGGATTTGTGATTGTTGTGAGAAAGACCCTCCTGTAcccagaagaggaggaagaaggggtAAAAACAGCAAGGAGGGTTAA
- the PHF10 gene encoding PHD finger protein 10 isoform X2 — protein sequence MAAVLSPRLCDSDPATPGAQSLKDDTEENSNDGSQPSKRRRMGSGDSSRSCETSSQDLGYSYFPAENLIEYKWPPDETGEYYMLQEQVSEYLGVTSFKRKYPDLERRDLSHKEKLYLRELNVITETQCTLGLTALRSDEVIDLMIKEYPAKHAEYSVILQEKERQRITDHYKEYSQMQQQNTQKVEASKVPEYIKKAAKKAAEFNSNLNRERMEERRAYFDLQTHIIQVPQGKYKILPTERTKVSPYPVALIPGQFQEYYKRYSPDELRYLPLNTALYEPPLDPELPALDSDGDSDDAEEGRGDEKRKTKGNSDNSSGNVSEGDCATDNQEDSFQGRQKTRDKSATPRKDGSKRSVLPKSVPGYKPKVIPNAICGICLKGKESNKKGKAEALIHCSQCDNSGHPSCLDMTPELVAMIKTYPWQCMECKTCIICGQPHHEEEMMFCDVCDRGYHTFCVGLDAIPSGRWICDCCEKDPPVPRRGGRRGKNSKEG from the exons ATGGCGGCCGTGCTGTCCCCGCGCCTCTGCGACAGCGACCCGGCCACGCCCGGCGCGCAGTCCCTCAAG gatgacacagaagaaaattccaATGATGGCAGCCAGCCATCCAAAAGACGGCGTATGGGCTCAGGGGACAGTTCTCGGAGCTGTGAAACTTCCAGTCAAGACCTTGG GTATAgttattttcctgctgaaaattTGATAGAATACAAATGGCCACCCGATGAAACAGGAGAATACTATATGCTTCAGGAGCAAGTTAGTGAATATTTGGGTGtgacttcttttaaaagaaaatatccag aTTTAGAAAGGCGAGATTTATCTCACAAGGAGAAACTCTACCTCAGAGAACTAAATGTTATCACAGAGACTCAGTGCACACTAG gtCTGACAGCTTTGCGTAGTGATGAAGTAATTGATCTTATGATTAAAGAATACCCTGCCAAACATGCTGAATATTCTGTTATACTGCAAGAGAAAGAACGACAGCGAATAACTGATCATTATAAAGAGTATTCT caaatgcagcagcagaacacacaGAAAGTAGAAGCCAGTAAAGTTCcagaatatattaaaaaagctGCCAAGAAAGCTGCAGAATTCAACAGCAATTTAAATCGAGAGCGGATGGAAGAAAGAAGAGCCTATTTTGATTTACAGACACAC ATTATCCAGGTGCCTCAAGGGAAATACAAAATCTTGCCTACAGAGAGAACAAAGGTTAGTCCTTATCCAGTGGCTCTCATACCCGGCCAGTTCCAGGAGTACTACAAAAG ATACTCTCCAGATGAGCTTCGTTACTTGCCATTAAACACAGCTCTTTATGAGCCTCCTTTGGATCCAGAGCTGCCAGCATTGGACAGTGATGGAGATTCAGATGATGCAGAGGAAGGGCGAGGTGATGAAAAACGGAAAACCAAAGGCAATTCG GACAATTCGTCTGGCAATGTATCTGAAGGTGATTGCGCCACAGACAACCAGGAGGATTCTTTTCAGGGAAGACAAAAAACAAGAGACAAAAGTGCTACTCCAAGAAAAGATGGTTCCAAACGTTCTGTATTACCCAAATCAGTTCCTGGGTACAAG CCAAAGGTCATTCCAAATGCTATATGTGGAATTTGTCTGAAGGGTAAGGAGTccaacaagaaaggaaaagctgaagctCTTATACATTGCTCCCAGTGTGACAACAGTG GCCACCCTTCTTGCCTTGATATGACCCCGGAGCTTGTTGCTATGATTAAGACTTACCCTTGGCAATGTATGGAGTGTAAAACGTGCATTATATGCGGGCAGCCTCACCATGAAGAAGAAATGATGTTCTGTGATGTATGTGACCGTGGTTATCACACTTTTTGTGTGGGGCTTGATGCTATCCCTTCAG GTCGCTGGATTTGTGATTGTTGTGAGAAAGACCCTCCTGTAcccagaagaggaggaagaaggggtAAAAACAGCAAGGAGGGTTAA